One genomic window of Myxococcus guangdongensis includes the following:
- a CDS encoding gluzincin family metallopeptidase, with product MATSQAWGFNPTENSPKGTLASQAFFKPELSLASGQVPLAEALRKMGPDSGKVWDDFFARNGNNFEIYIDVVTGTAANIQGAVPLIPGNGVGNKLTLGSLGRQLGRSVDKVDGAVVADLVFKFVEANRAAVGVDMLQLGEARADQITPDLWQVSIPQQYQGIPVRYGRLAATISHGNLILLGTESWANIGVSPMPLVDADRATVLSHERFGLYESPESIWKEPTLEVTPVSVPNAGFGRGMTHQLVWTYGFTTTEGHEHWKVTVDAASGDVLALEDDNHYIDQSVRGGAYVFTNTDVPVTCTPGSFCGSMQANYPMPWANVGSGVFTDGYGVYNYTSGTTTTTLAGKYIRITDTCGAISASGAGNINMGGTNGQHNCISGQAGNSPASRSAFYELNRIAELARGWLPTNAWLQGTMTANVNINSTCNAFWNGSTVNFYRSGGGCRNTGEIGAVFDHEWGHGMDDNDTAGTLSNSSEAYADVASMYRLPFNPAATPTSGQSPASCVGYGFFQTTNNGCGMTADGTGYNVNEAQTGAAWCATNCSGVRDADYAAHNPATPATPQNFVCTRCSSGTGPCSRQVHCAASPVRQAAWDFIARDLRSAPFNYDWNTAQTIGNKVFYQGSGNIGSWHACNCTAGTSDGCAATNGYKQWLAADDDNGNINDGTPHMTAIYNAFNRHNIACATPAPVNSGCSGGPTAAPTVTVTPATGQVSLSWSAVSGATQYWVMKSDGVNGCNYGKARVATTTATNYVDGEVLSGHNTCYSVVAAGSSAACYGASSTCTCVSPL from the coding sequence ATGGCGACGTCCCAAGCGTGGGGCTTCAATCCCACGGAGAACTCCCCCAAGGGCACCCTGGCTTCCCAGGCGTTCTTCAAGCCCGAGCTGTCGTTGGCCAGCGGGCAGGTGCCGCTGGCCGAGGCTCTGCGGAAGATGGGGCCTGACAGCGGGAAGGTCTGGGACGACTTCTTCGCCCGCAACGGGAACAACTTCGAGATCTACATCGACGTCGTGACGGGGACGGCCGCCAACATCCAGGGCGCCGTTCCGCTCATCCCCGGCAACGGGGTGGGCAACAAGCTGACCCTGGGCAGCCTGGGCCGGCAGCTGGGTCGTTCGGTCGACAAGGTGGACGGGGCCGTCGTGGCCGACCTCGTCTTCAAGTTCGTGGAGGCCAACCGCGCCGCGGTGGGCGTGGACATGCTCCAGCTGGGCGAGGCCCGGGCGGATCAGATCACCCCCGACCTGTGGCAGGTCTCCATCCCGCAGCAGTACCAGGGCATCCCCGTGCGGTACGGACGGCTGGCGGCCACCATCAGCCACGGCAACCTCATCCTCCTGGGCACCGAGTCCTGGGCGAACATCGGCGTGTCGCCGATGCCGCTGGTGGACGCGGATCGGGCCACGGTGCTCTCGCACGAGCGCTTCGGCCTGTACGAGAGCCCGGAGAGCATCTGGAAGGAGCCCACGCTGGAGGTGACGCCGGTGTCCGTGCCCAACGCGGGCTTCGGCCGGGGCATGACGCACCAGCTGGTGTGGACGTACGGCTTCACCACCACGGAGGGCCACGAGCACTGGAAGGTCACGGTCGACGCGGCCTCCGGTGACGTGCTCGCGCTCGAGGACGACAACCACTACATCGACCAGTCCGTGCGGGGCGGCGCGTACGTGTTCACCAACACGGACGTCCCGGTGACGTGCACGCCCGGCTCGTTCTGCGGCTCCATGCAGGCCAACTACCCCATGCCGTGGGCCAACGTGGGCAGCGGCGTCTTCACGGACGGCTACGGCGTCTACAACTACACCTCCGGCACCACCACCACCACGCTGGCCGGCAAGTACATCCGCATCACGGACACCTGCGGCGCCATCAGCGCGAGCGGCGCGGGCAACATCAACATGGGCGGCACCAACGGCCAGCACAACTGCATCAGCGGCCAGGCCGGCAACAGCCCCGCGTCCCGCAGCGCGTTCTACGAGCTCAACCGCATCGCGGAGCTGGCGCGCGGCTGGCTGCCCACCAACGCGTGGCTGCAAGGCACCATGACGGCCAACGTCAACATCAACAGCACCTGCAACGCCTTCTGGAACGGGTCCACGGTGAACTTCTACCGCAGCGGCGGTGGGTGCCGGAACACGGGTGAGATTGGCGCCGTGTTCGACCACGAGTGGGGCCACGGCATGGACGACAACGACACGGCCGGCACGCTGAGCAACTCCAGCGAGGCCTACGCCGACGTCGCGTCGATGTACCGCCTGCCGTTCAACCCCGCCGCCACGCCGACGTCCGGCCAGTCCCCCGCGTCCTGCGTGGGCTACGGCTTCTTCCAGACCACGAACAACGGCTGCGGCATGACGGCGGACGGCACCGGCTACAACGTCAACGAGGCCCAGACGGGCGCGGCCTGGTGCGCCACCAACTGCTCGGGCGTGCGTGACGCCGACTACGCGGCCCACAACCCCGCGACGCCCGCCACGCCGCAGAACTTCGTCTGCACCCGGTGCTCCAGCGGCACCGGCCCGTGCAGCCGTCAGGTCCACTGCGCCGCGTCCCCCGTGCGTCAGGCCGCGTGGGACTTCATCGCGCGGGACCTCCGCTCGGCGCCGTTCAACTACGACTGGAACACGGCGCAGACCATCGGCAACAAGGTGTTCTACCAGGGCAGCGGCAACATCGGCTCGTGGCACGCCTGCAACTGCACGGCGGGCACGTCCGATGGCTGCGCGGCCACCAACGGCTACAAGCAGTGGCTGGCGGCGGACGACGACAACGGCAACATCAACGATGGCACGCCGCACATGACGGCCATCTACAACGCGTTCAACCGCCACAACATCGCCTGTGCCACCCCGGCGCCGGTGAACAGCGGTTGTTCGGGCGGCCCCACGGCGGCGCCCACCGTCACGGTGACGCCGGCCACGGGCCAGGTCTCCCTGAGCTGGAGCGCCGTCAGCGGCGCGACCCAGTACTGGGTGATGAAGTCGGACGGTGTCAACGGCTGCAACTACGGCAAGGCGCGCGTCGCCACCACGACGGCGACCAACTACGTGGACGGCGAGGTCCTCTCCGGCCACAACACCTGCTACTCCGTCGTCGCCGCGGGCAGCAGCGCCGCGTGCTACGGCGCGTCCAGCACCTGCACCTGCGTGAGCCCGCTGTAG
- a CDS encoding bifunctional helix-turn-helix transcriptional regulator/GNAT family N-acetyltransferase, with amino-acid sequence MRRDPTVAAVRHFNRFYTQKIGVLDEGLLHSEFSLTEARVIYELYHRESPTATEISRELALDAGYLSRLLRNFGNQGLIEKVPSALDARQHLVRLTAKGEQTYNRLNSRSNDSIRALLSPLRADERPRLLEAMLTIEELMGERSTQDAQPHVVLREHRPGDMGWVVQRHGILYSQEYGWDMRFEALVAGITSRFIQERDPARERCWIAELNGRPVGSVFLVRDTKTVAKLRLMLVEPSARGHGVGTKLMDACLQFAREAGYRKVRLWTEQQLHAARRMYERAGFALVSKEPHALFGEGLMSETWELKL; translated from the coding sequence ATGCGACGTGACCCCACCGTGGCGGCGGTTCGGCACTTCAACCGCTTCTACACCCAGAAGATCGGCGTGCTCGACGAGGGCCTGCTCCACAGCGAGTTCTCGCTCACCGAGGCCCGCGTCATCTACGAGCTGTACCACCGCGAGTCCCCCACCGCGACGGAGATCAGCCGCGAGCTGGCGCTCGACGCGGGCTACCTGAGCCGGCTCTTGCGCAACTTCGGCAACCAGGGCCTCATCGAGAAGGTCCCCTCCGCGCTCGATGCCCGCCAGCACCTGGTGCGGCTCACCGCCAAGGGAGAGCAGACCTACAACCGGCTGAACAGCCGCTCCAACGACTCCATCCGCGCCCTGCTCTCCCCGCTGCGCGCCGACGAGCGCCCGCGCCTGCTGGAGGCGATGCTGACCATCGAGGAGCTGATGGGCGAGCGCTCCACCCAGGACGCCCAGCCCCACGTCGTCCTGCGCGAGCACCGCCCCGGGGACATGGGCTGGGTCGTCCAGCGCCACGGCATCCTGTACAGCCAGGAGTACGGCTGGGACATGCGCTTCGAGGCGCTGGTGGCCGGCATCACCTCGCGCTTCATCCAGGAGCGAGACCCCGCGCGGGAGCGCTGCTGGATCGCCGAGCTGAACGGCCGCCCCGTCGGCTCGGTGTTCCTGGTGCGCGACACGAAGACGGTGGCCAAGCTGCGGCTGATGCTCGTGGAGCCCTCGGCCCGAGGACACGGCGTCGGCACGAAGCTGATGGACGCCTGTCTCCAGTTCGCGCGCGAGGCCGGCTATCGGAAGGTGCGGCTGTGGACGGAGCAGCAGCTCCACGCCGCGCGCCGCATGTACGAGCGCGCGGGCTTCGCGCTCGTGAGCAAGGAGCCGCACGCCCTGTTCGGCGAGGGCCTGATGAGCGAGACGTGGGAGCTGAAGCTCTGA
- a CDS encoding bile acid:sodium symporter family protein: MSLHLIKRLSRDWFLLGMLGAVGLALLFPDFGKSGGAMHADVVTNVGIFLVFFLHGLGMPTAQLKAGALQWRLHVLVQSFTFLVFPALWAVLNLTVGRWVSAEVSLGFLFLCAVPSTISSSVAMTGVARGNVAGAIFDASLSSLLGIVLTPLIVGLLAQTTGARLSMGEAILKLSVLLLLPLALGQVARPLLGAMFARHRKHTNGIDRLFILVLVYASFCDSVASGIFGLHGGTTLALVLGGAALILAIVLTATTQAARWLGFTKEDEIAAVFCGSKKTLASGVPMARLLFGAHPALGLIVLPLMFYHQLQLLVCSVLAERYAARPPSP; encoded by the coding sequence ATGTCTCTTCACCTCATCAAGCGCCTGTCGCGGGACTGGTTCCTCCTGGGGATGCTCGGTGCCGTGGGGCTCGCGCTCCTCTTCCCCGACTTCGGGAAGTCCGGCGGCGCGATGCACGCGGATGTCGTCACCAACGTCGGCATCTTCCTCGTCTTCTTCCTGCACGGCCTGGGCATGCCCACCGCCCAGCTCAAGGCCGGCGCCCTCCAGTGGCGGCTGCACGTGCTGGTGCAGTCGTTCACCTTCCTCGTCTTCCCCGCGCTGTGGGCGGTGCTCAACCTCACGGTGGGCCGGTGGGTCTCGGCCGAGGTCTCGCTGGGCTTCCTGTTCCTCTGCGCGGTGCCGTCCACCATCTCCTCGTCCGTGGCGATGACGGGCGTCGCCCGGGGCAACGTGGCGGGCGCCATCTTCGACGCGAGCCTCTCCAGCCTCCTGGGCATCGTCCTCACCCCGCTCATCGTCGGCCTGCTCGCGCAGACCACCGGGGCGCGCCTCTCCATGGGCGAGGCCATCCTCAAGCTGTCCGTGCTGCTGCTGTTGCCCCTGGCCCTGGGACAGGTGGCCCGGCCGCTCCTGGGCGCCATGTTCGCCCGCCATCGCAAGCACACCAACGGCATCGACCGGCTGTTCATCCTCGTGCTCGTGTACGCGTCCTTCTGCGACTCGGTGGCGTCGGGCATCTTCGGCCTGCACGGGGGCACCACCCTCGCGCTCGTGCTCGGCGGCGCGGCGCTCATCCTGGCCATCGTCCTGACGGCGACCACCCAGGCCGCGCGGTGGCTGGGGTTCACGAAGGAGGATGAGATCGCCGCGGTGTTCTGCGGCTCGAAGAAGACGCTCGCCTCGGGCGTGCCCATGGCGCGGCTCCTGTTCGGCGCGCACCCGGCCCTGGGGCTCATCGTCCTGCCCCTCATGTTCTACCACCAGCTCCAGTTGCTGGTGTGCTCGGTGCTCGCGGAGCGCTACGCGGCCCGCCCACCGTCGCCCTGA
- a CDS encoding endonuclease/exonuclease/phosphatase family protein, whose protein sequence is MSPLRMLHLAPLLACAPLFLSACGDDNDDDSLQPDTAQFKVMTRNIYLGGNIELLATAQAPQDIPALAARIYTTVQATQFAERAKLIADEIQSTDPALIGLQEVSLFRTQSPSDFSSNPLPNATTVTYDFLAILQAELQSRGLNYRVAATIQNADAEVPAALAGNATDLTDVRLTDRDVILARGDVQIANVETANYDYAQDVPVGGASIRFTRGYAKLDATLDRVSFTFVNTHLETLRPGNENQAAELATLVNGFKRPLIVVGDMNSGPGAVTTGYDTLVSANTGLVDAWTRVGTGNGFTCCFSETVNDTSTAALDERIDLVLFAGEAKAIDVRSAVVVGGDLENRSASGLWPSDHAGLVVEFFVSR, encoded by the coding sequence ATGTCTCCACTCCGAATGCTCCACCTCGCGCCGCTGCTCGCGTGCGCCCCGTTGTTCCTCTCCGCCTGCGGTGACGACAACGACGATGACTCGCTGCAGCCCGACACCGCCCAGTTCAAGGTGATGACCCGCAACATCTACCTGGGCGGCAACATCGAGCTGCTCGCCACCGCCCAGGCACCGCAGGACATCCCCGCCCTCGCCGCGCGCATCTACACCACGGTCCAGGCCACCCAATTCGCCGAGCGCGCCAAGCTGATCGCCGATGAAATCCAGTCCACCGACCCCGCGCTCATCGGTCTGCAGGAGGTCTCCCTCTTCCGCACCCAGAGCCCGAGCGACTTCAGCAGCAACCCGCTGCCCAACGCGACGACGGTGACGTACGACTTCCTGGCCATCCTCCAGGCCGAGCTCCAGTCCCGAGGGTTGAACTACCGCGTCGCCGCCACCATCCAGAACGCGGACGCGGAGGTGCCCGCCGCGCTCGCCGGCAACGCCACCGACCTCACGGATGTCCGCCTGACGGACCGCGACGTCATCCTCGCTCGCGGCGACGTGCAGATCGCCAACGTGGAGACCGCGAACTACGACTACGCGCAGGACGTCCCCGTGGGCGGCGCGTCCATCCGCTTCACGCGCGGCTACGCCAAGCTCGACGCCACGCTCGACCGCGTCTCCTTCACCTTCGTCAACACGCACCTGGAGACGCTGCGCCCCGGCAACGAGAACCAGGCCGCGGAGCTGGCCACCCTCGTCAATGGCTTCAAGCGGCCGCTCATCGTCGTCGGCGACATGAACAGCGGCCCGGGCGCGGTGACCACCGGCTACGACACCCTCGTCAGCGCGAACACCGGGCTGGTCGACGCCTGGACCCGCGTGGGCACCGGCAACGGCTTCACCTGCTGCTTCAGCGAGACGGTGAACGACACCTCCACCGCCGCCCTCGATGAGCGCATCGACCTGGTGTTGTTCGCCGGCGAGGCCAAGGCCATCGACGTGCGCTCCGCCGTCGTCGTCGGCGGCGACCTGGAGAACCGCAGCGCCTCGGGCCTCTGGCCGTCCGACCACGCGGGCCTCGTGGTGGAGTTCTTCGTCTCGCGCTGA